The Chitinophagales bacterium genome has a window encoding:
- a CDS encoding response regulator transcription factor, translated as MPGSITCVIVDDEVKAGQLLADMLLQLYPEICLLGVYNTWDSALAGIRANKPNVLFLDISMPEKTGFELLELLPENQSEVIFVTAHPEFALDAFNFDVCDYILKPASHKKLLNSVSRAIKRLENKGLIQKESNHGALSSKIGVPDQSGVKYINVDDILFLESVNGCAKVVMKEGHIVSSYHLSRFYEVLNKRSFVQVHRSYIVNVAHVTRYDSSGTVIMDNDISIPVSRNHKDNFLKIIGKVTK; from the coding sequence ATGCCCGGTAGTATCACATGTGTGATCGTTGACGATGAAGTTAAGGCAGGTCAGTTGCTTGCTGATATGTTATTGCAACTGTATCCTGAGATCTGCTTATTAGGTGTATATAACACATGGGATTCAGCACTTGCCGGTATCAGGGCCAATAAGCCGAATGTTTTGTTTCTGGATATATCAATGCCGGAGAAGACTGGGTTTGAGCTTTTGGAGTTATTACCTGAAAACCAAAGCGAAGTGATTTTTGTGACGGCGCACCCTGAGTTTGCATTGGACGCATTTAATTTTGATGTCTGTGATTATATATTGAAACCGGCCAGCCACAAAAAGTTACTCAATAGCGTTTCAAGAGCTATAAAACGACTGGAGAATAAAGGACTGATACAAAAAGAGAGTAACCATGGGGCACTTAGTTCAAAAATTGGTGTTCCCGATCAGTCCGGAGTTAAGTATATAAATGTCGACGATATTTTGTTCCTCGAATCGGTAAACGGCTGTGCCAAAGTTGTAATGAAAGAAGGTCATATAGTCAGCTCTTATCACTTAAGCAGGTTTTATGAAGTTTTAAACAAAAGGAGCTTTGTGCAGGTACACCGTTCTTATATAGTAAATGTTGCTCATGTTACCCGCTACGACTCGTCCGGAACTGTAATTATGGACAATGATATCTCTATACCCGTTTCAAGGAACCATAAGGATAATTTTTTAAAGATAATTGGGAAGGTGACAAAATAA
- the rimM gene encoding 16S rRNA processing protein RimM yields MPNSISGIFNFAPQMLKVGKITGTHGLQGAIVLRQIIDNTNWLKKGDTLFIELKRDSFIPFFVETAKAANDTEYIITLDDVNEPADALPLVNKTVYAGEEVLQTAKVDSPLLYIGFSLVDKKKGGLGNIEDVMLISGQWLAMLTIDDKEVLVPLVPDMIQEVNVKNKFIRIDLPDGLLEVYLDS; encoded by the coding sequence ATGCCAAATTCTATTTCGGGTATTTTTAACTTTGCACCACAAATGCTGAAAGTAGGTAAGATAACAGGCACGCACGGACTGCAGGGAGCAATAGTGCTCAGGCAGATAATTGACAACACCAATTGGCTCAAAAAAGGAGATACTTTATTTATTGAGTTGAAGCGGGACAGCTTCATTCCCTTTTTTGTTGAAACGGCTAAGGCGGCCAATGATACAGAGTACATCATCACGCTGGATGATGTGAACGAGCCGGCTGATGCGCTGCCTTTGGTCAACAAAACGGTATATGCCGGAGAAGAAGTACTGCAGACGGCTAAGGTAGACAGCCCCTTGTTGTATATTGGTTTCAGCCTGGTTGATAAGAAGAAAGGAGGTTTGGGTAATATTGAGGATGTAATGCTGATAAGCGGGCAATGGCTGGCCATGCTCACTATTGATGATAAAGAAGTACTGGTACCGCTGGTGCCGGATATGATACAGGAAGTGAACGTGAAAAATAAGTTTATCAGGATTGACCTGCCGGACGGGTTGCTGGAAGTGTACCTGGATAGTTAA
- the glf gene encoding UDP-galactopyranose mutase: MSDKEKKYSLLVVGAGPVGCVIAERAANLLGWKVLLVDKRDHIAGNCYDMYHESGVLIHRYGPHYFRTNNEELLKYLSGFTEWIPGDYFVKVSTRGELFPFPINLLTLRQFFKRPDLTAEEAAALLEEKREHIDNPENSEEFVLSRVGKELYEAFYLGYTKKQWGIHPNDLAPSVCGRIPIRLNTNERYVDHKNQVTPAKGFTEMFNKMISNPNIDVMLNTDYKDIKDTILPEYATVYAGPIDEYFDFRFGKLPWRSLEFEFKKFDQEYVQPCVQINYPNDHDYTRAVEIKHVTKQKHPDTVISYEYPRAEGDPYYPIPRPDNKELYEKYKALVDGETEKNNVYFCGRLAEYTYYNTDEVIERALSTFNRIKERYGS, from the coding sequence ATGAGTGACAAGGAAAAGAAATATTCACTATTAGTAGTAGGTGCTGGCCCTGTAGGGTGTGTTATTGCGGAGCGTGCGGCTAACCTCTTAGGTTGGAAAGTGCTGCTGGTAGATAAACGAGATCACATAGCAGGTAACTGTTATGATATGTATCACGAGTCAGGCGTATTGATTCACCGGTACGGACCGCATTACTTCAGAACCAATAATGAAGAATTGCTAAAGTATCTTTCAGGGTTTACTGAATGGATACCCGGTGACTATTTCGTTAAAGTGTCAACAAGGGGGGAATTGTTCCCTTTCCCGATAAACCTGTTAACCTTAAGGCAATTTTTCAAACGTCCTGACCTGACTGCAGAAGAAGCTGCAGCACTGCTGGAAGAGAAGCGTGAGCATATAGATAACCCGGAGAACTCAGAAGAGTTTGTATTGTCTCGCGTAGGTAAAGAGTTGTACGAAGCATTCTATTTAGGCTATACAAAAAAACAATGGGGTATACACCCGAACGACCTGGCGCCGTCTGTATGCGGTAGGATACCCATCAGGCTGAACACCAACGAACGTTATGTAGATCATAAAAACCAGGTAACACCTGCCAAAGGGTTTACAGAAATGTTCAATAAGATGATATCGAATCCGAATATTGACGTAATGCTTAATACGGATTATAAAGACATAAAGGATACAATACTTCCCGAATATGCAACCGTTTATGCCGGACCGATAGATGAATATTTTGATTTCAGGTTCGGAAAATTACCCTGGCGTTCATTGGAGTTTGAGTTCAAAAAGTTTGATCAGGAATACGTACAACCTTGTGTACAGATCAATTACCCCAATGATCATGACTATACCCGCGCCGTTGAGATAAAACATGTAACCAAACAAAAGCATCCTGACACAGTTATCTCGTACGAATATCCACGTGCTGAAGGAGATCCTTATTACCCCATTCCCAGACCTGACAACAAGGAGCTTTATGAAAAGTATAAAGCACTGGTAGATGGAGAAACAGAAAAGAACAATGTATATTTTTGTGGCAGACTTGCAGAGTATACATATTATAATACCGACGAAGTGATAGAACGTGCTTTGTCTACCTTTAATCGTATCAAAGAAAGATATGGCAGTTAA
- the rplS gene encoding 50S ribosomal protein L19, with translation MDNAVAYVHGQVSQKAEYPDFKAGDNITVDYKIVEGTKSRIQSFKGDVIKRQGRGFTQTFTVRKISDGVGVERVFPLFSPHIDSIKVNKRGRVRRAKLFYQRERFGKSARIKEKKYIAKKED, from the coding sequence ATGGATAACGCAGTAGCATATGTTCACGGTCAGGTATCTCAAAAGGCTGAGTACCCGGACTTTAAAGCTGGTGATAATATAACAGTAGACTATAAGATTGTAGAAGGAACGAAGTCACGTATCCAGTCTTTCAAAGGTGACGTGATCAAGCGCCAGGGCAGGGGTTTTACGCAAACTTTCACAGTACGTAAAATTTCTGATGGTGTAGGCGTTGAGCGTGTATTCCCGCTGTTCTCACCACATATCGATTCTATCAAGGTTAATAAGCGTGGTCGCGTTCGTCGTGCCAAACTGTTCTACCAACGTGAGCGTTTCGGTAAATCAGCACGTATCAAGGAGAAAAAATACATCGCTAAGAAAGAAGATTAA
- the ffh gene encoding signal recognition particle protein has translation MFENLSERLEGAFKQLKGEGRISEINIASTIKDIRRALVDADVNYKIAKDFTDKVKDKATGEKVLQAVSPGQQMVKIVKDELAILMGGEVEEIDLNQKPTVILVAGLQGSGKTTFSGKLANYLRSKKGRKPLLVAGDVYRPAAINQLQVLGEQVKVPVYCEPENKDVIAIVTNAMAHAKQNGNNVVIIDTAGRLAVDEAMMTEVANVKAAVNPHEILFVVDSMTGQDAVNTAKAFNDRLDFTGVVLTKLDGDTRGGAALSIKYTVDKPIKFVSMGEKLDTLDVFYPERMAQRILGMGDITTLVERAQAQFDEAEAKKLEKKIRANKFDFEDFKQQLGQIKKMGNIKDLLGMIPGVGKAIKDIDISDDAFKGIEAMINSMTPYERNNPDVIDGNRRKRIAKGAGKDISEVNAFMKQFDQMRQMMGQMNKMKGMMPPGMGAKMPFGR, from the coding sequence ATGTTTGAAAATCTTAGTGAAAGACTTGAAGGAGCGTTTAAGCAACTGAAAGGGGAAGGCCGTATCTCCGAGATCAATATAGCTTCAACCATTAAAGATATAAGAAGGGCGCTGGTAGATGCCGACGTTAACTATAAAATAGCCAAAGACTTTACCGATAAGGTCAAGGATAAGGCCACCGGCGAGAAGGTATTGCAGGCAGTGTCTCCGGGTCAGCAGATGGTGAAGATAGTGAAGGATGAGCTGGCCATACTGATGGGTGGTGAAGTGGAAGAAATTGACCTGAACCAGAAACCTACTGTCATTTTGGTAGCAGGTTTGCAAGGTTCCGGTAAAACAACGTTCAGCGGCAAGCTGGCCAACTACCTCAGGTCTAAGAAAGGGCGTAAGCCTTTATTGGTAGCGGGAGACGTTTACCGCCCGGCGGCCATCAACCAGTTGCAGGTATTGGGCGAACAAGTTAAGGTGCCTGTGTACTGCGAGCCGGAGAATAAGGATGTGATCGCTATTGTAACCAATGCCATGGCACATGCCAAGCAGAATGGCAATAATGTAGTAATAATAGATACTGCGGGCCGTTTGGCAGTAGACGAGGCGATGATGACCGAGGTGGCTAATGTAAAGGCTGCTGTCAACCCGCACGAGATACTGTTTGTTGTGGATAGTATGACGGGGCAGGATGCAGTGAACACCGCCAAAGCCTTCAACGACAGGCTGGACTTTACGGGTGTAGTGCTGACCAAGCTGGATGGTGATACCAGGGGTGGTGCAGCGTTGTCTATCAAATACACAGTAGATAAGCCCATCAAGTTCGTGAGCATGGGCGAAAAGCTGGATACCCTGGATGTGTTCTATCCTGAGCGTATGGCGCAACGTATATTGGGTATGGGTGATATCACCACGCTGGTAGAACGTGCCCAGGCCCAGTTTGACGAAGCAGAAGCCAAGAAGCTGGAAAAGAAGATAAGGGCGAATAAGTTTGACTTTGAGGACTTTAAACAGCAGTTGGGACAGATAAAGAAGATGGGTAACATAAAAGACTTGCTGGGCATGATTCCCGGTGTAGGCAAGGCCATAAAAGATATAGACATCTCTGATGATGCCTTTAAAGGTATTGAGGCCATGATCAACTCAATGACCCCATATGAGCGCAATAACCCTGATGTGATAGATGGTAACAGGCGTAAGCGTATAGCCAAAGGTGCGGGGAAAGATATATCAGAAGTAAATGCCTTTATGAAGCAGTTTGACCAGATGCGCCAGATGATGGGGCAGATGAATAAGATGAAAGGTATGATGCCTCCCGGCATGGGCGCTAAGATGCCATTCGGAAGATAA
- the rpsP gene encoding 30S ribosomal protein S16 — MAVKIRLQRHGSKKRPFYFIVVADTAAPRDGRFIEKLGTYNPLSVPATIRLNRERSLHWLQNGAQPTNTCRRILSFKGVLYMKHLMRGVSLGLFDEPAAMQKFEAWNSDHEKLVADREEAHRKHKADKRHAAMAESVKKVEEKMAAKVQAAVAEAEAEVDAEDAADNANDAAENTEENAG, encoded by the coding sequence ATGGCGGTTAAAATTCGTCTCCAACGTCACGGCTCTAAGAAGCGTCCATTCTACTTTATTGTTGTTGCTGATACAGCAGCTCCAAGAGATGGTAGATTCATTGAAAAATTAGGTACTTACAATCCATTGTCTGTTCCGGCAACTATCAGGTTGAACCGTGAACGTTCATTGCATTGGTTGCAAAATGGTGCCCAACCTACTAATACATGCCGCCGTATATTGTCATTCAAAGGTGTGTTATACATGAAACACCTGATGCGTGGCGTAAGCCTTGGTTTGTTTGACGAACCGGCTGCTATGCAGAAATTTGAAGCATGGAATTCTGATCACGAAAAGCTGGTTGCTGATCGCGAAGAAGCTCACCGTAAGCACAAAGCTGACAAGAGGCATGCTGCAATGGCTGAGTCTGTAAAGAAAGTAGAAGAGAAAATGGCGGCTAAAGTACAGGCAGCAGTAGCCGAAGCCGAAGCAGAGGTTGATGCAGAAGATGCAGCAGATAATGCAAATGACGCTGCGGAGAACACAGAAGAAAATGCAGGGTAA
- a CDS encoding histidine kinase, protein MGTRLKKNNVRFISILSGFLLVCIVVCDVLAQQGAVLHIDSKNGLTTDHVYFTKKDRLGYLWIGTPDGLYRYNGYELKRYGYGDGLVSVDVWSMAEDSMGRLWLYTIAPGIGYIQNNKYRKVTVAKYNEDKIIYPADLTELGDSVVLSNRTHSNNGDFDLGVIHNDTFHWATYRMRSGGVASEIVGNKVLVCIDPHNAILTNIRDLLKGKGSGEQRIVDSQLVRSLSWSFVKLNFNNYIFFFDPADSCVSYYDISNNNVINTCLPDSTPRLIYGVPYKDSCYIFAGESIYVIDTSLKIRHSYLLGDMFPGMSLNPAYSTCFIYDPDWGACLTTSDKGLFLRANSKNLIKRELIDLVGFKLLGSEDGIGYWWSEKEHELKILKENNVVDSRQYNKLTRVHGIKKINHDMSLLLTSSSTMVRFAGELVPATKLFVHNTYNGKVSEGYHEEWLQIRYMIDCVPVDSNTFYEVTGGSLGLNRVVFNTRDSSVNIVNIDRIRYESGYYNQKLKMAVFYNKNKLLFVWEDSLERMSVNSEMLGLYGIRGIEKVVLDDYGNLFVKDYNSLKVFNIYTNSYRSLFENLVLEKTKFDLTGDLLSMAGPFGVLRCRVTGPSTITNVANYPNTKNLYYSSVTDAQFSTEGVLMKTDKGVYYVSTGSTPPLDIEGSSTYLLYHNDTLYKFNNADTILVSPNTNALKLDLIRPSGSGKWGSYYMFNDKVYTNTDNKIYVRDLEVDSYHDVSVTFFDGSWVSKPVNIVIYVQPQWWQTTETKLVAVIISFMLLIGLAYFIILVTRRVVNKNNERKNLQSSLELKSIYSQINPHFIFNSLSTALYHINRNENEQAFNHISQFSELLQAYIKSSRNKYISIADEVENIENYIQLQLSRFEGKFDYNIIIDKAIDPDHVKIPSLILQPIVENALNHGIFHKDGQGFLALSFSLEGKNSSVLVIQVEDDGVGRQRSKKLRSSLIKKADSYGNILIKELVDVFNKYEKIHIDIEYLDKQEPQTGTIVKIKITNFEYAR, encoded by the coding sequence ATGGGTACTCGTCTGAAAAAAAATAATGTTCGATTTATAAGCATATTATCAGGCTTTCTGCTGGTATGCATAGTTGTTTGCGATGTTTTGGCACAGCAAGGCGCTGTGCTGCATATAGATAGTAAGAACGGACTAACCACCGATCATGTTTATTTTACTAAGAAAGACAGGTTAGGCTATTTGTGGATAGGCACACCTGATGGTCTGTACAGGTATAATGGATATGAGCTGAAAAGATACGGTTATGGAGACGGTTTGGTCAGTGTGGATGTGTGGAGTATGGCAGAAGATAGTATGGGACGGCTATGGTTATATACCATTGCGCCCGGTATCGGATATATCCAGAATAACAAGTACCGGAAAGTAACGGTCGCTAAATATAATGAAGATAAGATTATTTATCCCGCGGATCTGACAGAGTTGGGAGATAGTGTGGTGCTGTCAAACCGTACCCATTCCAATAATGGAGATTTTGACCTGGGGGTCATACATAATGATACATTTCATTGGGCAACGTACCGGATGAGATCAGGAGGGGTGGCCTCAGAGATTGTTGGTAATAAAGTGCTTGTTTGTATCGATCCACATAATGCCATACTAACGAATATCAGAGATCTGCTGAAAGGCAAGGGTAGTGGTGAGCAGAGAATTGTAGATTCTCAGCTTGTCAGGTCGTTATCGTGGTCATTTGTTAAGTTGAATTTTAATAATTACATATTCTTTTTTGACCCGGCTGATAGTTGTGTGAGCTATTATGATATAAGCAATAACAATGTTATTAATACCTGTTTACCGGACAGTACACCAAGGCTTATTTATGGTGTTCCATACAAAGATTCCTGTTACATATTTGCCGGAGAAAGTATTTATGTGATTGATACCAGCCTGAAGATCAGGCATAGTTATCTTCTGGGTGATATGTTCCCGGGAATGTCTTTAAATCCTGCATATAGTACTTGTTTTATCTACGATCCCGACTGGGGAGCATGCTTGACAACGTCTGACAAAGGCTTGTTTTTGAGGGCCAACAGCAAGAACCTGATCAAAAGAGAGCTTATAGATCTTGTAGGTTTTAAATTACTGGGCTCAGAGGATGGTATCGGCTATTGGTGGAGCGAAAAAGAACATGAGTTGAAAATCTTGAAAGAAAACAATGTTGTTGATTCCCGACAGTATAATAAGTTGACAAGGGTTCACGGCATAAAAAAAATAAATCATGACATGAGCCTGCTTTTGACGAGTAGTAGTACGATGGTCCGATTTGCGGGGGAGCTGGTGCCAGCAACAAAATTATTCGTACATAACACGTATAATGGCAAAGTGTCAGAAGGGTATCATGAAGAGTGGTTGCAGATAAGGTACATGATAGATTGCGTCCCGGTAGATAGCAATACATTCTACGAGGTGACTGGTGGTAGTCTTGGGTTGAACAGGGTCGTATTCAATACAAGGGATAGCAGTGTGAATATTGTCAATATAGACAGGATAAGATACGAGTCAGGCTATTACAACCAGAAGTTGAAAATGGCGGTATTTTACAATAAAAATAAATTATTGTTTGTGTGGGAAGACAGTCTGGAACGCATGTCGGTAAATAGCGAAATGCTGGGGCTGTATGGGATTAGAGGAATTGAAAAGGTTGTCTTAGATGATTATGGAAACCTGTTTGTCAAGGATTATAACAGCCTTAAAGTTTTTAATATTTATACTAACAGTTACCGCTCACTTTTTGAAAACCTGGTTCTTGAAAAGACAAAATTTGATCTGACTGGCGACTTGTTATCAATGGCCGGACCATTTGGAGTGCTTAGGTGCCGGGTTACAGGTCCGTCAACAATAACAAATGTTGCTAATTATCCCAATACCAAAAACTTATACTATTCTTCTGTTACTGATGCTCAATTTTCAACAGAAGGTGTGCTAATGAAAACGGACAAGGGGGTATATTATGTTAGTACAGGCAGTACACCCCCTCTGGATATTGAAGGTTCTTCAACATACCTTTTGTATCATAACGACACCCTGTACAAATTTAATAATGCTGACACCATCCTGGTCAGCCCCAATACAAATGCACTAAAGCTGGACCTGATCCGGCCTTCCGGCTCTGGGAAATGGGGTAGCTATTATATGTTTAACGACAAAGTATATACGAACACTGACAACAAAATATATGTCAGGGATCTCGAAGTTGATAGCTACCATGATGTGTCGGTTACTTTTTTTGATGGTTCATGGGTAAGCAAACCGGTAAATATCGTTATTTATGTTCAACCTCAATGGTGGCAGACAACAGAAACTAAACTGGTAGCGGTGATTATCAGTTTTATGTTATTGATAGGTCTGGCGTATTTTATTATTTTGGTTACCAGGCGTGTTGTAAACAAGAACAACGAGCGGAAGAATCTGCAAAGCAGCCTTGAGCTAAAGTCTATTTACTCGCAGATTAACCCTCATTTTATTTTCAATAGTTTGAGTACTGCTCTTTACCACATTAACAGGAATGAAAACGAGCAGGCATTTAACCATATCAGCCAGTTTTCCGAGTTGCTACAAGCCTATATTAAATCCTCGCGGAATAAATATATTTCCATTGCTGACGAGGTTGAGAATATTGAAAATTATATTCAGTTACAATTGTCCCGCTTTGAAGGCAAATTTGATTATAATATAATAATTGACAAGGCTATAGACCCTGACCATGTTAAGATACCGTCGTTGATATTACAACCGATAGTTGAAAATGCGCTGAATCATGGCATTTTTCACAAAGACGGGCAAGGATTTCTGGCGTTGTCTTTTTCACTGGAAGGCAAGAACAGTTCGGTATTGGTTATACAGGTAGAAGATGATGGAGTAGGAAGACAAAGATCCAAAAAACTCAGGTCCTCGTTGATCAAAAAAGCAGACTCTTACGGCAATATTCTTATAAAAGAACTCGTTGATGTTTTTAATAAGTACGAGAAGATACACATTGACATTGAGTATCTAGACAAGCAGGAACCTCAGACAGGGACTATCGTTAAAATAAAAATCACGAACTTTGAATATGCCCGGTAG
- a CDS encoding glycosyltransferase family 2 protein, which translates to MAVKNLWVVMPVYNEEEAVSAVIEEWQKCLSENVEQFTFCIINDGSKDGTLGILRKYEARYKEIKIIDKPNSGHGQTCIYGYQLALDNGAEWIFQIDSDGQCDPVYFPEMLSAAENNKAVYGYRKTRDDGLKRSLISRFVTLFTFFATGQWVRDANVPYRLIHRSVLEQITGKIPESFHLANILVSVLTKKLAGIKWINIHFRDRAGGTASVKTISFVKHGFTLFRQLKEASA; encoded by the coding sequence ATGGCAGTTAAGAACCTGTGGGTTGTTATGCCCGTTTATAACGAAGAAGAAGCTGTATCTGCCGTTATTGAAGAGTGGCAGAAGTGCCTATCTGAAAATGTAGAACAGTTCACATTCTGTATCATCAATGATGGATCGAAAGATGGTACGCTCGGGATACTACGGAAATATGAAGCTAGGTACAAAGAGATAAAGATCATAGATAAGCCTAATTCCGGTCACGGGCAAACATGTATATATGGCTATCAGCTGGCGCTTGATAACGGTGCTGAATGGATATTTCAGATAGATTCTGACGGACAGTGCGACCCGGTATATTTTCCTGAGATGCTTTCTGCCGCAGAAAACAATAAAGCAGTATATGGTTACAGGAAAACACGTGATGATGGTTTGAAACGCTCGCTTATCTCACGTTTTGTAACACTATTTACTTTTTTTGCCACCGGCCAGTGGGTACGCGATGCGAATGTGCCGTACAGGCTGATACATCGTAGTGTACTGGAGCAAATTACCGGCAAAATTCCTGAGTCCTTTCACCTGGCCAATATATTAGTGTCTGTACTTACAAAAAAGCTTGCCGGCATCAAGTGGATTAACATCCATTTCAGAGACAGGGCAGGGGGGACAGCAAGCGTTAAGACAATCTCATTTGTAAAGCATGGTTTTACCTTGTTCAGACAATTGAAAGAGGCAAGTGCTTAA
- a CDS encoding carboxypeptidase M32, which translates to MLISKNTQELYEEYKRITQKAADLDYASAVLGWDQEVYMPAKGFAFRGQQLATLATLSHQMVTSDDYGHLLDELAGRGDLEEDQQHNIRLSRESYLKNKQLPASFIEKLTEQVSRSYDTWIKARKENSYAVYAPELQKMIALKIEQATLYGYEGNPYDALMDEYEKGATVSMLDPVFEEVRKQLPGLLESIKQSEQVDDAFLSGHYPKDKQWDFSLDVLKQIGYDFEAGRQDLSEHPFTTSFSPQDVRVTTRVNEHDFASLLWSSIHEGGHALYEQGLPASQYGLPLGAAASLSVHESQSRLWENNVGRGTHFWKYYYPKLQSLFPAQLSGVTMDAFYKGINKVQPSLVRTEADELTYHFHVMIRYEIEKALISKELDPKDLAGAWNEMYKKYLGITPPDDKQGVLQDVHWAHGSFGYFPTYSLGSFYAAQYYVQAKTDLTGLETQFEKGEYGHLLQWLREKIHVHGKKYRSDELCKKVTGTGLDFSAFMDYASRKYKSIYDISTPAHESATGNT; encoded by the coding sequence ATGTTAATATCAAAGAATACACAGGAACTTTACGAAGAATACAAACGAATTACCCAAAAAGCTGCCGACCTGGACTATGCGTCTGCTGTTTTAGGTTGGGACCAGGAAGTGTATATGCCCGCCAAAGGTTTTGCCTTCAGGGGGCAGCAATTGGCCACACTGGCTACACTTTCCCACCAGATGGTGACAAGCGATGATTATGGCCACCTGCTGGATGAACTGGCAGGCAGGGGAGACCTGGAAGAGGATCAGCAGCATAACATAAGGTTGAGTAGGGAGAGTTACCTGAAGAATAAACAACTCCCTGCTTCATTTATTGAGAAGCTTACGGAGCAGGTAAGCCGCAGCTACGATACGTGGATCAAGGCCCGCAAAGAGAATAGCTACGCGGTATATGCACCGGAACTGCAGAAGATGATAGCCTTGAAAATAGAACAGGCGACGTTGTATGGATATGAGGGCAACCCCTACGATGCATTGATGGATGAATATGAAAAAGGCGCTACTGTGTCTATGCTCGACCCTGTGTTTGAAGAAGTAAGGAAACAACTGCCCGGCTTGTTAGAGAGCATTAAGCAAAGCGAACAGGTTGACGATGCTTTCCTGTCTGGACATTATCCTAAAGACAAGCAGTGGGACTTTTCACTGGATGTCCTGAAACAGATCGGCTACGATTTTGAGGCAGGCAGGCAGGACCTTTCAGAGCATCCGTTCACAACTTCATTTTCTCCGCAGGATGTGCGGGTGACAACACGTGTCAATGAGCATGATTTTGCGTCACTGTTGTGGAGCAGTATTCACGAGGGCGGACATGCGCTTTACGAGCAGGGACTTCCGGCATCGCAATATGGATTGCCATTAGGAGCAGCTGCTTCTCTGTCGGTGCATGAATCACAATCCCGCCTGTGGGAGAACAACGTAGGGCGCGGTACACATTTCTGGAAGTATTACTATCCTAAACTACAGTCACTTTTCCCTGCGCAACTGAGCGGCGTAACTATGGATGCTTTTTATAAGGGCATCAATAAAGTACAACCATCATTGGTGCGCACTGAAGCTGATGAACTGACATACCACTTTCATGTAATGATACGTTATGAGATAGAGAAGGCTTTGATATCAAAAGAACTGGACCCTAAAGACCTGGCAGGGGCATGGAATGAGATGTACAAAAAATACCTGGGCATCACTCCGCCTGACGATAAACAGGGCGTATTGCAGGACGTACACTGGGCACACGGTAGTTTCGGGTATTTCCCAACCTACTCACTGGGTAGCTTCTATGCAGCACAGTATTATGTGCAGGCTAAAACTGATCTTACAGGGCTGGAAACGCAGTTTGAGAAGGGTGAATATGGTCATTTGTTGCAATGGTTGAGAGAAAAGATACATGTACATGGTAAAAAGTACCGCTCTGACGAGTTGTGTAAAAAGGTAACGGGCACAGGGCTTGATTTCAGTGCTTTTATGGATTACGCATCGCGCAAGTATAAAAGCATATATGACATAAGTACACCGGCTCATGAGTCAGCAACCGGTAATACATAG
- the trmD gene encoding tRNA (guanosine(37)-N1)-methyltransferase TrmD, giving the protein MRIDIISVVPQLLDSPLSHSIMKRAQAKGLLEVVVHNLRDYTPYKQAQVDDYQFGGGAGMVMMPEPLAILIEKLQSERNYDDIVYMTPDGDTLKQGTANYLSMKDNLMIICGHYKGIDERIRQHFVTKEISIGDYVLSGGELAAAVLVDAIGRLIPGVLNDETSALFDSHQDGLLAPPVYTRPADFRGWKVPDILLSGDPKKVEEWRHEQSLKRTAERRPDMLEDPGE; this is encoded by the coding sequence ATGAGAATTGATATAATATCGGTAGTGCCGCAGTTGCTGGACAGTCCTTTGAGCCATTCTATTATGAAAAGGGCACAGGCCAAAGGTTTGCTGGAGGTGGTGGTGCATAATCTGCGCGACTATACGCCTTATAAGCAGGCGCAGGTAGACGATTACCAGTTTGGCGGGGGAGCAGGCATGGTCATGATGCCGGAGCCGCTGGCCATACTGATAGAAAAATTACAGTCGGAAAGAAATTATGACGATATAGTATATATGACGCCTGACGGCGATACGCTGAAACAGGGTACGGCCAATTACCTGTCTATGAAGGACAACCTCATGATCATCTGTGGCCACTATAAAGGTATTGATGAGCGGATCAGGCAGCATTTTGTTACTAAAGAGATATCCATAGGTGATTATGTGCTGAGTGGGGGAGAACTGGCTGCGGCCGTATTGGTCGATGCCATAGGCAGGCTGATACCCGGTGTACTCAACGATGAGACCTCGGCCCTGTTCGATTCGCACCAGGACGGGCTGCTGGCACCGCCTGTATACACCCGCCCGGCCGATTTCAGGGGGTGGAAAGTACCGGACATACTGCTGAGCGGAGACCCTAAAAAGGTAGAGGAATGGCGCCATGAACAGTCGCTGAAGCGTACGGCCGAAAGGCGTCCCGACATGCTGGAAGACCCGGGAGAATGA